TGTGTATTGCTTCACAAGGATGATCCTGACCGGACACACTTAATAAACTTACATTCTTTTTGTAATGTCCTTAAGCTTGGTGATGGCGTCCATCGTTGTCTTTGTGTCTTCTATGATCTTCTGCTCATAGTGCTTAATGATATCTTCAACTGGAGCGGAAAGTTTGTAGATCTTTGTAGGTCTGCCTTTTCCGACTGCTTTCTTGTTGTGGATATCGATCCAGCTTCTTTCGCGCATGTGTCTCATAGCGACACTTACTTCTGGCTGTCTCAGACCAGTGCTCATCTCGATCTCCTGAGAAGATGCTTCTTCCACATTTGAAAGGTATGTGAGTGTGGTTGCTACGTTCCTGGACATTCCCAGGCTTTTCAGTGCTTCAATGAACTTGTAGTCTGTGTCATCAAGTATCTTTACTTCGAAATCTTTCATAATAACCCCTTATTACGTTGTGCTCTAATGAGCTCTACCACCTAATAGGACATTATTATATTTAAAGTTATATATGCGCAAAATTAAAGCAGATAATAATTAATAATCTTTTCTTAAAATGATGAATTTTTTCGACAATATGAATATATTGTTCCTCAATGAATTTATAGAATCGAATTCTGCAACCGACTTTCCACCAAAAATTGTATCTCGTATCTTTTTTCCTATAATGTCATCATTCCCTGGTTCCAGACGTATCACTACCGACCCGGGATAAACGTGTTTCATGTGTGAGAATCCATCAAGATCCCCGTCGGTTATCCCTATAATTGGTATCCTTAACCTGTAGAGTATGTCTGCAGCAATATCGGTGGTGTCATCACCTATGGTTACCGCGATATCTGCGTCTCCTATCAGTTCAAATGTTCTCTCAGCTTCATGATCGATGATAACTGCTTTTATCTTCCCAAATTCTGACTTTGATTCTGACTTTATATTATTAGTGTCTGAAATGAAAGGAGAAACAATTCCTGTATCTTCCAAAGTTCTTTCTTTCCTGCGAACAGAGAACTTACCACTTCTTAATGGTCCGCTTTTAACCCAGCATGTACGCAGATCAATGGGGATCCTGTTGTTGTAACCATGAAGTTTTTCAAGACCATGTTCCTTTATTCTTGCTCCTTTTATTTCGCGGATAAATCCGTTCTCACTAATTATGCGGATATCTTCGGATTCTGCAAATCCTACGATTATTCCGTTGATCATTATTTTCTCTCCGACGTGGACTCCGTATACATTCCTGATGACACGGTGTCCGTGGTCTTCAATACTTATCGGGGTAACAAGTTCAGGGACATCTTCAAGTTCCATGTCAAACAT
The sequence above is a segment of the uncultured Methanolobus sp. genome. Coding sequences within it:
- a CDS encoding transcriptional regulator protein gives rise to the protein MKDFEVKILDDTDYKFIEALKSLGMSRNVATTLTYLSNVEEASSQEIEMSTGLRQPEVSVAMRHMRERSWIDIHNKKAVGKGRPTKIYKLSAPVEDIIKHYEQKIIEDTKTTMDAITKLKDITKRM
- a CDS encoding DUF2117 domain-containing protein; protein product: MEIGIVVHGPDVVDSGMAAKVIDRIGELGNVSVVMAGTIGKTAVLDAHLEKLIDISKSLKPSRCIEEYFLTKDLIILLNHGKTTENGLFFANIVVSRIKDRNVKPLVQIERPGLSDGKVIPWNFRSTDEAERFSKMFDMELEDVPELVTPISIEDHGHRVIRNVYGVHVGEKIMINGIIVGFAESEDIRIISENGFIREIKGARIKEHGLEKLHGYNNRIPIDLRTCWVKSGPLRSGKFSVRRKERTLEDTGIVSPFISDTNNIKSESKSEFGKIKAVIIDHEAERTFELIGDADIAVTIGDDTTDIAADILYRLRIPIIGITDGDLDGFSHMKHVYPGSVVIRLEPGNDDIIGKKIRDTIFGGKSVAEFDSINSLRNNIFILSKKFIILRKDY